A genomic segment from Nicotiana sylvestris chromosome 1, ASM39365v2, whole genome shotgun sequence encodes:
- the LOC104222911 gene encoding pentatricopeptide repeat-containing protein At2g15690, mitochondrial: MASLMAIRKARISISTSSHKVRLLYFSSRSISNVKFPKTLTLNSPLLSVPLKTLSTFAAPNDAQQIPPHPSDSPRVPQNRDFGSPAQQWNNQTQNYPNNNHTNMSYPQYQTQNPNQANQGYPNYGNVNPGQGFANPGQVYSQGFQNQNFSQRPNISDRHNISPNVQNQNIQYRPNPGEPRNNLPPGNVNQWNNQNQGFRQQGNPSAAPSYPQGGYQNPEHAQHPNRNQNYPQPDSGNQWSNQNQGFRQQGNPSAAPSYPQGGYQNPEHAQHPNRNQNYPQPGSGNQWSNQNHTPRLSQGQLPQAQNVQPGSGFPINNQPQNQAEVVRNQLPSVDLISLCREGKVKEVIEHMEQGVIGDAQCFEMLFELCANSKKLEDAKKVHDYFLRSKFRSDLRLSNKVINMYSKCGSMIDARRVFDHMRDRDMDSWHLMINGYALNGLGDDGLTLYDQMRELGMKPSEETFLYVFEACASADAIDEAFMHFGSMKSEYGISPQVEHYLGLMGVLGKCGHLAEAEDYITKLPFEPTAAVWEALMNYARIHGDIDLEDRAEELMVGLDPSKAVANKIPTPPPKKQLAINMLEGRNRVAESRNPTLYKDDEKLRAAMKEQAYVPDTRYVLHDIDQEAKEQALLYHSERLAIAYGLISTPARTPLRIIKNLRVCGDCHNAIKIMSRIVGRELIVRDNKRFHHFKDGKCSCGDYW, translated from the coding sequence ATGGCTTCTCTAATGGCGATTCGCAAAGCTCGAATCTCCATTTCCACTTCCTCACACAAGGTACGTTTATTATACTTCTCTTCGCGCTCTATTTCCAACGTTAAATTCCCTAAAACCCTAACCTTAAACTCCCCGCTCTTATCAGTACCTCTGAAAACCCTATCAACATTCGCAGCACCAAACGATGCTCAACAAATTCCCCCACACCCCTCTGATTCACCTAGGGTTCCACAAAATCGTGATTTTGGAAGTCCTGCTCAACAGTGGAATAATCAAACCCAGAATTATCCGAATAATAATCATACGAATATGTCGTATCCTCAGTATCAAACTCAAAATCCTAATCAGGCGAATCAAGGTTATCCAAATTATGGAAATGTTAATCCCGGTCAAGGATTTGCTAATCCTGGTCAAGTATATAGCCAAGGTTTTCAGAATCAGAACTTTTCTCAGCGTCCAAACATTAGTGACAGGCACAATATAAGCCCTAATGTTCAAAATCAGAACATTCAGTATAGGCCAAACCCCGGTGAGCCTCGAAATAACCTTCCTCCTGGAAATGTTAACCAATGGAATAATCAAAATCAAGGCTTCAGACAACAAGGTAATCCTAGTGCAGCTCCAAGTTATCCACAAGGTGGATATCAGAATCCGGAACACGCACAACACCCTAATAGGAATCAGAATTATCCACAGCCTGATTCTGGTAATCAGTGGAGTAATCAAAATCAAGGCTTCAGACAACAAGGTAATCCTAGTGCAGCTCCAAGTTATCCACAAGGTGGATATCAGAATCCGGAACACGCACAACACCCTAATAGGAATCAGAATTATCCACAGCCTGGTTCTGGTAATCAGTGGAGTAATCAAAATCACACGCCAAGATTAAGCCAAGGTCAACTTCCTCAGGCACAGAACGTCCAGCCAGGAAGTGGGTTTCCGATAAATAATCAACCTCAGAACCAAGCTGAGGTTGTGCGGAATCAACTGCCAAGTGTTGATTTAATCAGCTTGTGCCGAGAGGGTAAAGTTAAGGAGGTTATTGAACATATGGAGCAGGGAGTAATTGGTGATGCGCAATGTTTTGAGATGCTCTTTGAGTTATGTGCGAACTCGAAGAAACTTGAAGATGCTAAAAAGGTGCATGATTACTTTTTGAGATCAAAGTTCAGGAGTGATCTTCGTTTGAGCAATAAAGTTATTAATATGTATTCCAAGTGTGGAAGTATGATAGATGCCCGCAGGGTTTTTGATCATATGCGTGATAGGGATATGGACTCATGGCATTTGATGATAAATGGATATGCACTGAATGGATTGGGGGATGATGGGTTGACATTGTATGATCAGATGAGGGAGTTGGGAATGAAGCCAAGCGAGGAAACTTTTCTTTACGTTTTCGAGGCTTGTGCCAGTGCGGATGCCATAGATGAGGCTTTCATGCATTTTGGGTCGATGAAGAGTGAGTATGGAATTTCTCCACAGGTGGAGCACTACTTGGGACTTATGGGTGTTCTAGGAAAATGTGGACATCTTGCTGAAGCAGAGGATTATATCACTAAGCTCCCATTTGAACCAACTGCAGCTGTCTGGGAAGCATTAATGAATTATGCTCGTATACACGGCGATATTGATCTTGAGGACCGAGCTGAGGAGTTGATGGTTGGGCTTGATCCTTCTAAGGCTGTTGCTAATAAGATTCCTACTCCGCCACCGAAGAAGCAGCTAGCAATTAACATGCTTGAGGGAAGAAATAGAGTAGCTGAGTCTCGTAACCCAACCCTATATAAGGATGATGAGAAGTTGAGGGCTGCAATGAAAGAACAAGCTTATGTGCCTGATACCAGATATGTTCTTCATGATATTGATCAGGAAGCTAAGGAACAGGCCTTGCTATATCACAGTGAGCGTTTAGCCATTGCATATGGTCTGATTAGCACCCCTGCTAGAACACCTTTGCGCATTATAAAGAATCTCCGTGTATGTGGTGATTGTCACAATGCCATCAAGATTATGTCAAGGATTGTTGGGCGAGAGTTAATTGTCAGGGACAACAAACGGTTTCATCATTTCAAGGATGGCAAATGCTCTTGTGGTGATTATTGGTGA
- the LOC104222909 gene encoding calmodulin-like protein 30 isoform X1 yields the protein MHTLRWHRYNTTSPMSNFSFLDIKYNLSKRSFLRKPTRMFTKERQNSGLLPIYQLSVDELKKVFDKFDSNKDGKISPEEYKAILKSMGKKNLLTREVQKIFDVADANGDGFIDFKEFVEAQKKEGGVKTMDLKSAFHTFDKDGDGKISVQEVYELQKGLGQRCSLQDCRKMVKAVDANGDGVIDLDEFMTMMTRTMTLC from the exons ATGCATACCTTGCGCTGGCATCG ATACAATACAACCTCTCCAATGTCGAACTTCAGCTTTCTTGATATCAAATACAACCTCTCAAAGAGGAGTTTCCTGCGTAAGCCAACTAGAATGTTTACCAAAGAGAGACAAAACTCAGGCTTATTGCCTATTTACCAACTTAGTGTGGATGAACTAAagaaagtctttgataaatttgattcaaacaaagatGGCAAGATTTCACCAGAAGAATACAAGGCTATTCTCAAATCCATGGGGAAGAAAAACCTCCTTACAAGGGAAGTTCAAAAGATTTTCGACGTTGCAGATGCAAATGGTGATGGATTTATTGATTTCAAGGAGTTTGTGGAAGCGCAAAAGAAGGAAGGTGGTGTCAAAACTATGGATTTGAAGAGTGCATTTCACACTTTTGACAAGGATGGTGATGGAAAGATCAGTGTGCAGGAAGTGTACGAGTTGCAGAAGGGGCTCGGACAGAGGTGCAGCCTTCAAGATTGCAGGAAAATGGTTAAGGCTGTGGATGCAAATGGAGATGGTGTGATTGATTTGGATGAATTCATGACTATGATGACTCGCACTATGACACTTTGTTAG
- the LOC104222909 gene encoding calmodulin-like protein 30 isoform X3: MSNFSFLDIKYNLSKRSFLRKPTRMFTKERQNSGLLPIYQLSVDELKKVFDKFDSNKDGKISPEEYKAILKSMGKKNLLTREVQKIFDVADANGDGFIDFKEFVEAQKKEGGVKTMDLKSAFHTFDKDGDGKISVQEVYELQKGLGQRCSLQDCRKMVKAVDANGDGVIDLDEFMTMMTRTMTLC, from the coding sequence ATGTCGAACTTCAGCTTTCTTGATATCAAATACAACCTCTCAAAGAGGAGTTTCCTGCGTAAGCCAACTAGAATGTTTACCAAAGAGAGACAAAACTCAGGCTTATTGCCTATTTACCAACTTAGTGTGGATGAACTAAagaaagtctttgataaatttgattcaaacaaagatGGCAAGATTTCACCAGAAGAATACAAGGCTATTCTCAAATCCATGGGGAAGAAAAACCTCCTTACAAGGGAAGTTCAAAAGATTTTCGACGTTGCAGATGCAAATGGTGATGGATTTATTGATTTCAAGGAGTTTGTGGAAGCGCAAAAGAAGGAAGGTGGTGTCAAAACTATGGATTTGAAGAGTGCATTTCACACTTTTGACAAGGATGGTGATGGAAAGATCAGTGTGCAGGAAGTGTACGAGTTGCAGAAGGGGCTCGGACAGAGGTGCAGCCTTCAAGATTGCAGGAAAATGGTTAAGGCTGTGGATGCAAATGGAGATGGTGTGATTGATTTGGATGAATTCATGACTATGATGACTCGCACTATGACACTTTGTTAG
- the LOC104222909 gene encoding protein disulfide-isomerase SCO2 isoform X2 — protein sequence MIQISPYFFRMLHIINPRSIFTPPNSSISTFPSLSARSKTILIRCHAAADSAAPGFGRISQNSDEVANKRIGNNNIKKNTKVNAKERRWSRNRESYLADDSEALPLPMTYPDTSPVSPEEIDRRLRCDPVIEDCKEVVYEWTGKCRSCQGTGLVSYYNKRGKETICKCIPCAGIGVVEIGTREKED from the exons ATGATACAAATTTCACCTTATTTCTTTCGAATGTTGCATATAATAAATCCTCGTTCAATTTTCACTCCTCCAAATTCTTCCATTTCCACATTCCCCTCTCTTTCAGCTCGTTCTAAAACGATCTTAATTCGTTGTCACGCCGCTGCTGACTCAGCAGCACCTGGGTTTGGCAGAATTAGCCAAAACTCAGACGAAGTTGCTAATAAGCGAATTGGGAATAATAACATTAAAAAGAACACAAAAGTGAATGCTAAAGAAAGGCGTTGGTCGCGTAACAGAGAGAGTTATTTGGCTGATGATAGTGAAGCTCTTCCTCTTCCTATGACTTACCCTGATACTTCCCCTGTTTCGCCGGAGGAAATTGACCGCCGGCTCCGGTGTGACCCCGTAATTGAG GATTGCAAGGAAGTCGTCTATGAGTGGACTGGAAAATGTCGGAGTTGCCAAGGGACAGGGTTGGTCAGTTACTATAACAAAAGGGGGAAAGAGACTATCTGCAAATGCATACCTTGCGCTGGCATCG GAGTTGTTGAAATTGGGACTAGAGAGAAGGAGGATTAG
- the LOC104222908 gene encoding probable LRR receptor-like serine/threonine-protein kinase At1g67720, whose product MSTSIFLLWLVSIPLAIHAAPNKNVQPHGFLLNCGGSEKIEQDSLTYTPDDNFIKTGNKSEIQQEGLVPLLSSVRYFPDDVEEKFCYHFPVNKGRKLLVKTIYYYGGFDGGKEPPIFDQIIDGTKWNINTTADYAEGLSSYYEIIMVAHNKVLSICLAKNEHTTSNPFISAIELLYLDDSLYNSTDFGKYALVTLARHSFGSHDTIIFPDDKFNRYWYPLLDDNPVVTSHTSITPSAFWNMPPEKLFENSITASRGKTLVLNWPPFPVPKTYYYIALYFQDSRTPSPFSWRVFDVLVNGAKFYSNLNVTTDGVTVYSTTWPLEGETKITLIPPNNSPVGPVIAAGELFQLLPLAGLTLTRDVAVMEDLRKSFNKKPQDWHGDPCLPKDKSWTGVTCSSGMNTRIISLNLTNAGISGPLPPSISKLTALTHLWLGSNELTGQIPDLSQLKNLETLHLENNQLQGSIPESLGQLPKLKEVFLQNNHLKGSIPASLQNKNGINLKVTPGNEVSS is encoded by the exons ATGTCCACCTCCATTTTCCTCCTTTGGCTTGTTAGCATTCCTCTAGCCATTCATGCTGCCCCTAATAAAAATGTTCAACCCCACG GTTTCCTTCTAAATTGTGGTGGAAGTGAAAAAATTGAACAAGATTCGCTTACATATACACCAGATGACAATTTTATAAAAACAGGAAATAAATCAGAGATACAACAAGAAGGGCTAGTGCCTTTATTATCATCTGTTCGTTATTTCCCAGATGATGTAGAAGAAAAATTTTGCTATCATTTCCCAGTGAATAAAGGAAGGAAATTGCTGGTGAAAACAATATATTATTATGGAGGTTTTGATGGAGGCAAAGAACCACCAATATTTGATCAGATTATTGATGGTACAAAGTGGAATATTAATACAACGGCGGATTATGCTGAAGGCCTCAGCTCCTATTATGAAATTATCATGGTTGCTCATAATAAGGTTTTGAGTATTTGTCTTGCAAAAAATGAGCACACAACTTCAAATCCTTTTATCTCAGCGATTGAATTGCTGTATCTTGATGATTCCCTTTATAATTCTACTGATTTTGGGAAATATGCATTGGTCACTCTTGCTCGTCACAGCTTTGGATCTCATGATACCATAAT TTTTCCAGATGACAAATTCAATCGTTATTGGTATCCATTACTCGACGACAATCCAGTTGTAACAAGCCATACAAGTAtaactccttcagcattctggaaTATGCCACCTGAAAAGCTATTTGAAAATTCAATAACAGCTAGTAGAGGGAAAACTCTTGTGTTAAATTGGCCACCATTTCCAGTTCCTAAGACATACTACTACATTGCTTTGTACTTTCAAGATAGCAGAACGCCGAGCCCCTTTAGCTGGAGAGTTTTTGATGTTTTAGTGAATGGAGCAAAATTCTACAGCAACCTTAATGTCACGACCGATGGTGTCACTGTTTATAGCACAACTTGGCCTCTTGAAGGGGAAACTAAGATTACATTGATTCCCCCGAATAATAGTCCCGTTGGACCTGTGATTGCTGCTGGTGAACTCTTCCAACTTTTGCCTCTTGCTGGACTAACTCTCACTAGAGATG TGGCAGTAATGGAAGATTTGAGAAAAAGCTTTAACAAAAAACCTCAAGATTGGCATGGCGATCCATGCCTTCCAAAAGACAAGTCATGGACTGGAGTTACATGCTCTTCGGGCATGAACACACGAATCATCTCCCT GAATTTAACCAATGCTGGAATTTCTGGACCATTGCCGCCAAGCATATCTAAATTAACTGCACTCACTCATTT GTGGCTTGGCAGTAATGAACTTACAGGTCAAATACCTGATTTAAGCCAATTGAAGAACCTAGAAACCCT GCACCTGGAGAACAACCAGTTGCAAGGATCAATTCCTGAATCATTAGGACAACTTCCCAAACTTAAAGAAGT GTTTCTTCAAAACAACCACCTCAAAGGGAGCATTCCAGCAAGTCTACAAAACAAAAATGGCATAAACCTTAA GGTCACTCCTGGAAATGAAGTATCAAGTTAA